Sequence from the Cellulomonas fimi ATCC 484 genome:
GCTGCCCGTCACCGTGGACGACCTGATCCCGCCCGCGCGGGCCGTCGCGCGTGCCCGCCAGCGGGCGTTCGTCGTGGTCGACCTGCCGTTCGGCTCGTACGAGGCGGGCGCCGAGCAGGCGCTGGGCACCGCGGTCCGGATGATGAAGGAGACGGGCGTCGACGCGGTCAAGCTCGAGGGCGGGCGCCGCGTCGTGCCGCAGATCCGCGCGCTGACCGACGCTGGGATCCCCGTCGTCGGGCACCTCGGCTACACGCCGCAGTCGGAGAACCTCTTCGGCGGGCCGCGCGTGCAGGGGCGGGGCGACGTCGCCGCCGAGCGGCTGTCCGAGGACGCGGTCGCGATCGTCGAGGCGGGTGCCGTCGCGGTGGTGCTCGAGATGGTGCCGGCCCCGCTCGCGGCGCGGATCACGGAGATCGTCGCGGTGCCCACGATCGGCATCGGCGCGGGCGCGCAGTGCGACGGCCAGGTGCTGGTGTGGGTCGACATGGCGGGCATGACCGACTGGTCGCCGC
This genomic interval carries:
- the panB gene encoding 3-methyl-2-oxobutanoate hydroxymethyltransferase; this translates as MSQTPKRVRVHHLREAKTRGERLTMLTAYDAVTARIFDDAGVDMMLVGDSIGNTMHGHATTLPVTVDDLIPPARAVARARQRAFVVVDLPFGSYEAGAEQALGTAVRMMKETGVDAVKLEGGRRVVPQIRALTDAGIPVVGHLGYTPQSENLFGGPRVQGRGDVAAERLSEDAVAIVEAGAVAVVLEMVPAPLAARITEIVAVPTIGIGAGAQCDGQVLVWVDMAGMTDWSPRFAKRFGEVGAALRSAAAAYVDEVRGGTFPDAAHQFDA